From the Methanobacterium sp. BAmetb5 genome, the window TCATACTGCTAGTGGCAATTGCGGCCCCACAACCAAATGTTTTGAATTTTATATCGGTTATAACCTCATCTTCTACTTTGATGTAGATGGTCATCAGGTCACCACACACCGGGTTTCCTTCGGTTCCCACTCCACTGGCATCTTCTATTTCACCAACGTTACGGGGGTTAGAAAAATGGTCCATTACCTTTTCGCTGTACATAACATCACCTTCTTAATCTTTTTTTTATGCATCTTCTGGTGTTGCACACCAGAGCGGAGACATGCTCCTTAGTCTTTCAACTACTTCATCAATTGCATCGATGGTGTAATCAATATCTTGGGGGGTGTTTTCTGTGCCTAGACTTATGCGCAGTGATCCATGGGCATCCACTTCCTTAAGCCCTATGGCCATCAGAACATGGGATGGTTCCAGTTTCTTGGATGAGCAAGCTGAACCAGTGGAAGCGTTGATTCCCTTGGCGTCCAGTTGCAGTACCAGTGATTCTCCCTCTATGCCTGTAAATCTGAAGTTGGCATTGTTGGGAAGTCTTTTAGTGGGATGTCCATTTAGGTATGATTGTTCAATGTTCCCCAGGACTCCTTGTATTAATCTGTCTCGTAATGATGATACGTATTCCATGTTCTTTTCCAGATTATCCTCGGCTATCTGGCAGGCCTTACCCAAACCTACAATTCCGGGAATGTTTTCTGTTCCCGGGCGCATACCTCTCTCATGACCTCCACCATGGAGTAATGGGTCAATTCGGACTCCCTTACGGATATATAATGCCCCGATTCCTTTCGGTCCGTATAGTTTATGGGCAGATATGGATAACATATCCACGTTCATGTCCCCCACATTAACTGGAATCTTACCCACACTCTGCACAGCATCAGTATGGAAATAAATACCCTTTTCCCGGGCCAGTGCACCAATCTCTTTTATTGGTTGGATAGTGCCGATTTCATTGTTAGCATGCATCACCGTAATCAAAATAGTTTCCGGAGTGATTGCTGCTTCCACATCAGAAACTTTCACTATGCCTTCTTCACCCACTGGCAGGTAAGTAACCTGGTATCCATTTTTTTCCAAGTATTTACAGGTTTCTTCCACTGCAGGATGTTCTATACCACTAGTTATGATGTGGTTGCCCTTGTTTTTCAGTTTGCTGGCAGTTCCCTTTATTGCTATGTTATCTGATTCTGTGCCTCCACTGGTGAAGTACACCTCTTCTGGTTTAGCACCTATAAGTGATGCCACCTGTTTTCTGCCATTTTCCATGGCAGTTCTGGCTTCCCTTCCCAGAGCGTATAAGGTAGAGGCGTTCCCAAATGATTCTGTGAAGTAGGGTAGCATGGCCTCCAGGACTTCCGGGTTAACGGGTGATGTTGCCGAATGATCCATATAACTCATTATATCACCTTATTTTTTTTATTAATTCTGAATAACCTTTATTAATGCTGAATAATTCTAAAACTTTTTCTCAATCATACTATATGAACCTTAAAATTCTTAATATTTGCCCAGTTTAATATTTGTCCCCGGCAATGAGGGTGCTTATGTGGTCCGTGGTTATAAGACCCAAAACATTTCCATGATCATTGACCACTGGAAGCGAAGATATGTTATGTTTTCTCATTTTCCGTGCAGCTAATTCAATTGGATCCTGTGGAAGTGCAGTTACAACATCACGGGTCATGATCTGGTCGAGTTTATCATATTTGAGAGCTACTGCTTTGGAAATATCCCATGCTGTAACAATTCCCAGCATTCTACGGTCTTCGGAAACCACCGGTAGGTGGGTGACTTTTTCATCCAGCATTAACTCTGCTGCTTCTTCAATACTGGAATCTTCGGTTATGGTGGCTGCATTGAGGGTCATCACATCTACCACCAGGGTTTCACTGAAA encodes:
- the nifS gene encoding cysteine desulfurase NifS, whose protein sequence is MSYMDHSATSPVNPEVLEAMLPYFTESFGNASTLYALGREARTAMENGRKQVASLIGAKPEEVYFTSGGTESDNIAIKGTASKLKNKGNHIITSGIEHPAVEETCKYLEKNGYQVTYLPVGEEGIVKVSDVEAAITPETILITVMHANNEIGTIQPIKEIGALAREKGIYFHTDAVQSVGKIPVNVGDMNVDMLSISAHKLYGPKGIGALYIRKGVRIDPLLHGGGHERGMRPGTENIPGIVGLGKACQIAEDNLEKNMEYVSSLRDRLIQGVLGNIEQSYLNGHPTKRLPNNANFRFTGIEGESLVLQLDAKGINASTGSACSSKKLEPSHVLMAIGLKEVDAHGSLRISLGTENTPQDIDYTIDAIDEVVERLRSMSPLWCATPEDA